Proteins from one Thioflavicoccus mobilis 8321 genomic window:
- a CDS encoding cupin domain-containing protein: MKGYVVQLEEATTTNTDYRRVLYTGKHSQLVLMSIEPGDEIGEEVHHLDQFIRIEAGQATVTMDGVEHRLEDDWAVIIPAGTRHNVVNSGDIPLKLYSVYSPPEHKDGTVHPTKADDAEEHFDGVTTE; this comes from the coding sequence ATGAAAGGTTATGTTGTACAGCTCGAAGAGGCCACGACGACCAACACCGATTACCGACGGGTCCTCTACACCGGCAAGCACAGTCAGCTCGTGCTGATGAGCATCGAGCCGGGCGACGAAATCGGCGAAGAGGTCCATCACCTCGATCAATTCATCCGGATCGAGGCCGGCCAGGCGACCGTGACGATGGACGGCGTCGAACATCGCCTGGAGGACGACTGGGCCGTCATCATCCCCGCCGGCACGCGCCACAATGTGGTCAACTCCGGCGACATCCCGCTCAAGCTCTATTCGGTGTACTCGCCGCCTGAGCACAAGGACGGCACCGTGCATCCGACCAAGGCGGACGACGCGGAAGAGCACTTCGACGGCGTGACGACCGAGTAG
- a CDS encoding sigma 54-interacting transcriptional regulator has product MDRFLPLLLGVWQQACRNIRIDASAEAIAAVLARRLPLDHLLIRQLDPARAQLAMLAWTGQHAPPSTAETTSPGVELEPLIAWCGTRQVVRGPAETVTRRLPGLLPAGLCGNILAGGLVLEGQVLGAAILATEQPGRFSQEHEPMLAALLDPLAVAVQNDRLVRELTALREAAEADRAKLLARLGRQDITDPIVGAEGGLREVMHRVELVARADTPVLILGETGSGKEVVARAIHGRSPRASGPFLRVNCGAIPPELADSELFGHERGSFTGAAAQRKGWFERADGGTLFLDEVGELSPAIQVRLLRILQDGTFQRVGGERQLRVDVRVVAATHRDLGAMVGAGQFRADLWYRINVFPIDLPALRERPQDIPAMATSFALRAAARLGLPPRLPTPEDMERLLAYPWPGNVRELAAVIERAAILGNGRALEVPTALGGNAATPAVAASDPATTPARTPAQKSEETRDDTGETLDEVVRRRIEAALADCLGRIEGPFGAARRLGVNPHTLRARMRRLGIDWTRFRPLRP; this is encoded by the coding sequence ATGGACCGATTCCTGCCGTTGCTGCTCGGGGTCTGGCAGCAGGCCTGCCGCAACATCCGCATCGACGCCTCGGCCGAGGCGATCGCGGCGGTCCTGGCGCGCCGCCTGCCGCTCGATCACCTCCTGATCCGCCAGCTCGATCCGGCCCGCGCGCAGCTGGCGATGCTGGCCTGGACCGGCCAGCACGCACCGCCGAGCACCGCCGAGACCACATCGCCAGGCGTGGAGCTGGAGCCGCTCATCGCCTGGTGCGGGACGCGCCAGGTCGTGCGCGGGCCTGCCGAAACCGTTACTCGGCGCCTGCCCGGCCTCCTCCCCGCCGGCCTGTGCGGCAACATCCTCGCCGGCGGCCTGGTCCTCGAAGGCCAGGTGCTCGGGGCGGCCATCCTCGCCACCGAGCAGCCGGGCCGCTTCTCGCAGGAGCACGAGCCCATGCTCGCCGCCCTGCTCGACCCGCTCGCCGTCGCCGTGCAGAACGATCGCCTGGTCCGCGAACTCACGGCCCTGCGCGAGGCCGCCGAGGCGGATCGGGCCAAGCTCCTCGCGCGGCTCGGGCGACAAGACATCACCGACCCCATCGTCGGCGCCGAAGGCGGGCTGCGCGAGGTCATGCACCGGGTGGAGCTGGTCGCCCGGGCCGACACGCCAGTGCTGATCCTCGGCGAGACGGGCTCGGGCAAAGAGGTCGTGGCGCGCGCCATCCACGGCCGCTCGCCGCGCGCCAGCGGCCCCTTCCTGCGCGTCAACTGCGGGGCCATTCCGCCGGAGCTCGCCGACTCCGAGCTGTTCGGCCACGAGCGCGGCAGCTTCACCGGCGCCGCCGCCCAGCGCAAGGGCTGGTTCGAGCGCGCCGACGGCGGCACCCTGTTCCTCGACGAGGTCGGCGAGTTGTCGCCGGCGATTCAGGTGCGGCTGCTGCGCATCCTCCAGGACGGGACCTTCCAGCGCGTCGGCGGCGAGCGGCAGCTGCGGGTCGACGTGCGCGTTGTCGCCGCCACCCACCGCGACCTGGGCGCCATGGTCGGCGCCGGCCAGTTTCGCGCCGACCTCTGGTATCGCATCAACGTCTTCCCGATCGACCTGCCGGCCCTGCGCGAACGCCCCCAGGATATCCCGGCGATGGCGACGAGCTTCGCGCTGCGCGCCGCCGCGCGCCTCGGGCTGCCGCCGCGCCTGCCGACACCCGAGGACATGGAGCGGCTTCTCGCCTACCCCTGGCCGGGCAACGTCCGCGAGCTGGCTGCCGTCATCGAGCGCGCCGCGATCCTCGGCAACGGCCGAGCCCTGGAGGTTCCGACGGCCTTGGGCGGCAATGCCGCGACGCCGGCCGTGGCAGCGTCCGACCCCGCCACGACGCCCGCCCGGACCCCGGCCCAAAAGTCCGAGGAGACCCGCGACGACACCGGCGAGACCCTCGACGAGGTCGTCCGCCGCCGCATCGAGGCGGCGCTCGCCGATTGCCTCGGACGCATCGAAGGGCCGTTCGGCGCCGCCCGCCGGCTCGGCGTCAACCCCCATACCCTGCGCGCCCGCATGCGCCGGCTGGGGATCGACTGGACCCGGTTCCGACCGCTACGGCCGTGA
- a CDS encoding sulfite exporter TauE/SafE family protein yields MVREAVLNVGNIYASHRRRLSLWLALVATIILLLGLNVLWPDWTPIPGLLAGQPALTVLAVFTGALICEYVDSSLGMGYGTTLTPLLLIAGFEPLQIVPAVLFSELLSGLAAGFLHHRDGNVDWLRDGLARRTAALLILLSAAGAIVAVMVAISIPRFWFSLAIVLIVLTMGVLTLATRRRRIPYRPINVVIVGLVAAFNKGLSGGGYGPLVTAGQVVSGMPAKHAVAITSLAEAFTCLVGLAAFLILSGRLDWSLATPLAAGALLSVPVATLTVQRLPESVIRGAVGVLTVALGLVSLLKLIG; encoded by the coding sequence ATGGTCCGCGAGGCCGTTCTTAACGTTGGAAACATCTACGCCAGTCACCGCCGCCGTTTGAGCCTATGGCTCGCGCTGGTCGCGACGATCATCCTGTTGCTTGGCCTGAATGTGCTGTGGCCCGATTGGACGCCGATCCCGGGCCTCCTCGCGGGGCAGCCGGCGCTCACCGTCCTGGCCGTGTTCACCGGCGCGCTGATCTGCGAGTACGTCGACTCCAGCCTGGGCATGGGCTATGGCACGACCCTGACGCCGCTGCTCCTGATCGCCGGCTTCGAGCCGCTGCAGATCGTTCCGGCGGTGCTCTTCTCCGAGCTCCTGAGCGGCCTGGCCGCCGGCTTTCTGCACCACCGCGACGGCAATGTCGATTGGCTGCGCGACGGGCTGGCGCGCCGCACGGCCGCGCTGCTGATCCTGCTGAGCGCCGCCGGGGCGATCGTCGCCGTGATGGTCGCGATCTCGATCCCGCGCTTCTGGTTCTCGCTCGCGATCGTCCTCATCGTGCTGACGATGGGTGTGCTGACGCTGGCGACGCGGCGTCGGCGCATCCCGTATCGGCCGATCAACGTCGTCATCGTCGGCCTGGTCGCGGCCTTCAATAAGGGGCTCTCGGGCGGCGGCTATGGTCCGCTGGTCACGGCCGGGCAGGTCGTCTCGGGTATGCCGGCCAAGCACGCCGTGGCGATCACCTCGCTCGCCGAGGCCTTCACCTGCCTGGTCGGCCTGGCGGCCTTCCTGATCCTCAGCGGCAGACTCGACTGGTCGCTCGCGACGCCGCTCGCGGCGGGGGCGCTGCTGTCGGTGCCGGTCGCGACCCTCACCGTCCAGCGCCTGCCGGAGTCGGTCATCCGCGGGGCCGTGGGTGTCCTCACGGTCGCGCTCGGGCTGGTGTCGTTGCTCAAGCTCATCGGCTGA
- the cfa gene encoding cyclopropane fatty acyl phospholipid synthase, with protein MATTQMQTNFDATHVADAAVRAKRRPPRIFEQLIAPTGVRFNGDEPWDIRVHDDSIYSRVVRHGSLGFGEAYMDGAWDSDRLDETIARLLSHDLDSRIHGVAKIRFALTWLQEALVNRQSKARAFQVGEHHYDIGNDVYRAMLDSTMSYSCGYWEHAKDLEEAQQAKLALIARKLKLEPGQRVLDIGCGWGGLSQHLAAHHGVEVVGITVSREQRHLAEERCAGLPVEIRLMDYRDLPKHHGADFDRIVSVGMFEHVGQKNYLAYFDTAARLLRDEGIFLLHTIGAYRTMPTSDAWTDKYIFPNGRVPAAQQVARAIEPHFVFEDWHNFGQDYDRTLMAWWHNFDAAWTELRGGRYDERFYRMWKYYLLSCAGMFRARQGQLWQIVLTKRTHRATYRSVR; from the coding sequence ATGGCTACGACACAGATGCAGACCAATTTCGACGCGACCCACGTCGCTGACGCGGCCGTCCGCGCGAAGCGACGGCCACCGCGGATTTTCGAACAACTCATCGCCCCGACCGGGGTACGCTTCAACGGCGATGAACCGTGGGATATCCGTGTCCACGACGATTCGATCTACTCCCGGGTGGTGCGCCACGGCTCGCTCGGCTTCGGCGAGGCCTACATGGACGGCGCCTGGGACAGCGACCGCCTCGACGAGACCATCGCCCGCCTGCTGAGCCACGACTTGGACAGCCGCATCCACGGCGTCGCCAAGATCCGCTTCGCCCTCACCTGGCTGCAAGAGGCCCTCGTCAACCGTCAATCCAAGGCCCGGGCCTTCCAGGTCGGCGAGCACCATTACGACATCGGCAACGACGTCTACCGCGCGATGCTCGATTCGACGATGAGCTACAGCTGCGGCTACTGGGAACATGCCAAGGACCTCGAGGAGGCCCAGCAGGCCAAGCTCGCGCTGATCGCCCGCAAGCTCAAACTCGAGCCCGGCCAGCGCGTGCTCGACATCGGCTGCGGCTGGGGCGGTCTGAGCCAGCACTTGGCCGCCCACCATGGCGTCGAGGTGGTCGGCATCACGGTCTCGCGCGAGCAACGGCACCTGGCCGAGGAACGTTGCGCCGGCCTGCCGGTCGAGATCCGCCTCATGGACTACCGCGACCTGCCGAAACACCATGGTGCGGATTTCGACCGCATCGTCTCGGTCGGCATGTTCGAGCACGTCGGTCAAAAGAACTATCTGGCCTACTTCGATACCGCCGCCCGGCTGCTGCGCGATGAGGGCATCTTCCTGCTGCACACGATCGGCGCCTACCGCACGATGCCGACCTCCGACGCCTGGACCGACAAGTACATCTTCCCGAACGGGCGGGTCCCGGCGGCCCAGCAGGTCGCCCGGGCGATCGAGCCCCACTTCGTCTTCGAGGACTGGCACAACTTCGGCCAGGACTACGACCGCACGCTGATGGCCTGGTGGCACAACTTCGACGCCGCCTGGACCGAGCTGCGTGGCGGACGCTACGACGAGCGCTTCTACCGCATGTGGAAGTACTACCTGCTCAGCTGCGCCGGCATGTTCCGCGCTCGCCAGGGCCAGCTCTGGCAGATCGTGCTAACCAAGCGCACCCACCGCGCAACCTATCGCTCGGTGCGCTGA
- the msrB gene encoding peptide-methionine (R)-S-oxide reductase MsrB, whose translation MLTWRDIIHILKHSNPSPNRVVEKSDAEWRAQLTPEQYRVTRQKGTERAFSSEMCSLFEPGRYACVCCDALLFDSRTKFDSGTGWPSFTQPIEDNAIAYHGDESYGMHRIETTCNACGAHLGHVFPDGPEPSGLRYCMNAVALKKVTETQ comes from the coding sequence ATGCTCACCTGGCGCGACATCATCCATATTCTCAAGCATAGCAACCCGTCCCCGAATAGGGTTGTCGAGAAGAGCGACGCGGAGTGGCGGGCGCAGCTTACGCCCGAGCAGTATCGGGTGACGCGGCAGAAGGGCACCGAGCGGGCCTTCAGCTCCGAGATGTGCAGTCTCTTCGAGCCCGGCCGCTACGCCTGCGTCTGCTGCGATGCGCTGCTCTTCGATTCGCGGACGAAGTTCGACTCAGGCACCGGCTGGCCGTCTTTCACGCAGCCGATCGAAGACAATGCGATCGCCTACCATGGTGACGAGTCCTATGGGATGCACCGCATCGAGACGACCTGCAACGCCTGTGGTGCCCATCTCGGCCACGTCTTTCCGGACGGTCCCGAGCCGAGTGGTCTGCGCTACTGCATGAATGCCGTCGCGCTGAAGAAGGTGACCGAAACGCAATAG
- a CDS encoding transporter substrate-binding domain-containing protein, whose product MTIATRHAPPFAYKDASGQWSGIAVELWNRIAARNGYDFQYTELGLTEMLDAVAAGRIDAAVAALTITADREAQFDFSHAFHTSGLAIAVPQRSSTVFSVLSRFMSREFLTIVAGLLALLVTVGVLIWLVERRANPQFRRKAWSGIGAGLWWSAVTMTTVGYGDKVPMTFWGRVLGMVWMFAALIVISTFTAAITTALTVNELDASLNGIDDLRSKRVLVLQGSTSDSFLADERIRHRTVGTLAEALEQLAAGQADAVVHDAPILRYEISVAFRRHLRVLPFTLTRQDYGIALPAGSKIREPVNVALLEIIGSDDWPGILADYLGTER is encoded by the coding sequence TTGACCATTGCCACCCGACACGCACCCCCATTCGCCTACAAGGATGCCAGTGGCCAGTGGTCAGGCATCGCCGTCGAGCTCTGGAATCGGATCGCCGCCCGAAACGGCTACGACTTTCAGTACACCGAGCTCGGACTGACCGAGATGCTCGATGCGGTGGCGGCTGGGCGCATCGACGCCGCCGTTGCGGCGCTGACCATTACCGCCGATCGCGAGGCGCAGTTCGACTTCTCGCACGCATTTCACACCTCTGGGCTCGCGATCGCCGTGCCCCAGCGTAGCTCCACCGTCTTCTCGGTGCTCTCTCGGTTCATGTCGCGAGAATTTCTGACCATCGTCGCGGGGCTGCTTGCGCTGCTGGTCACCGTCGGGGTGCTGATCTGGTTAGTGGAACGGCGGGCCAACCCGCAGTTTCGCCGGAAAGCCTGGTCTGGGATTGGCGCTGGGCTCTGGTGGTCGGCGGTGACCATGACCACCGTCGGCTATGGCGACAAGGTGCCGATGACGTTCTGGGGCCGAGTGCTCGGCATGGTTTGGATGTTCGCCGCGCTGATCGTGATCTCGACCTTCACCGCCGCGATCACGACGGCCCTGACCGTAAACGAGCTGGATGCCTCCCTCAACGGGATCGACGATCTGCGCTCGAAGCGCGTTCTGGTCTTGCAGGGAAGCACCAGCGACAGCTTCCTGGCCGACGAGAGGATCCGTCATCGCACCGTCGGCACCCTCGCCGAGGCCCTCGAGCAGTTGGCGGCGGGCCAAGCGGACGCGGTCGTGCACGATGCCCCGATCCTGCGCTATGAGATCTCGGTGGCATTCCGCAGACATCTGCGCGTGCTGCCCTTCACCCTTACGCGTCAGGACTATGGCATCGCGCTGCCAGCCGGGAGCAAGATTCGCGAACCCGTCAATGTCGCGCTGCTCGAGATCATCGGCTCCGACGATTGGCCTGGGATCCTGGCCGATTATCTCGGGACCGAGCGTTGA
- a CDS encoding acetolactate synthase 3 large subunit, with product MELSGGEIVVRALQDEGVELVFGYPGGAVLHIYDALFNQDKVRHILVRHEQGAAHAADGYARATGKCGVCLVTSGPGATNAVTGIATAYMDSIPMVILTGQVPTPVIGSDAFQEVDTVGITRPCVKHNFLVKDVHDLAVTIRKAFYIATSGRPGPVVVDIPKDVTDPKVKIPYEYPGAIEMRSYNPVEKGHPGQIRRAVDALLAAKRPMIYTGGGVVLGEASAELTELVRLTGCPITSTLMGLGAYPMSDRQFLGMLGMHGTYEANMAMHECDTLIAIGARFDDRVTGKIEQFCPHAKVVHIDVDPSSISKNVRVDIPIVGQVANVLKDMVRLIRESGRTPEQTALGEWWHQIDAWRARDCLGYDRSSAQIKPQFAVETLYKVTNGDLYLASDVGQHQMFAAQFYPFDKPRRWINSGGLGTMGFGLPAAMGVQLAFPDATVACISGEASILMCIQELATCKQFALPIKVVLLNNGYMGMVRQWQEMFYEGRYSHSYVDALPDFVKVAESFGHVGMRVERPGDLEGAMREAFAMRDRFVFLDVIVDPTENVYPMIEAGKGHHEMHLPPERELA from the coding sequence GTGGAACTCAGCGGTGGCGAGATCGTCGTGCGGGCGCTGCAGGACGAGGGTGTCGAGCTCGTCTTCGGCTATCCGGGCGGTGCAGTGCTGCATATCTACGATGCCTTGTTCAACCAGGACAAGGTCCGGCACATCCTGGTCCGGCACGAACAGGGCGCGGCCCATGCGGCCGACGGCTATGCCCGGGCGACCGGCAAATGCGGCGTCTGCCTGGTGACCTCCGGCCCCGGTGCGACCAACGCGGTTACCGGCATCGCGACGGCCTATATGGACTCCATCCCGATGGTGATCCTCACCGGCCAGGTGCCGACCCCGGTGATCGGCAGCGATGCGTTCCAGGAGGTCGACACGGTCGGCATCACGCGCCCCTGCGTGAAGCACAACTTCCTCGTCAAGGACGTGCACGACCTCGCGGTCACCATCCGCAAAGCCTTCTACATCGCGACCTCGGGGCGGCCGGGCCCGGTCGTCGTCGACATCCCCAAGGACGTGACGGATCCCAAGGTCAAGATCCCCTACGAGTATCCGGGCGCGATCGAGATGCGCTCCTACAACCCGGTCGAGAAGGGGCATCCGGGCCAGATCCGGCGGGCGGTTGACGCGCTGCTCGCGGCCAAGCGGCCGATGATCTACACAGGTGGCGGGGTAGTCCTCGGCGAGGCTTCGGCGGAGCTGACCGAGCTGGTGCGCCTGACCGGCTGCCCGATCACGAGCACGCTGATGGGGCTCGGCGCCTACCCGATGTCCGACCGGCAGTTCCTCGGCATGCTGGGCATGCACGGCACCTACGAGGCCAACATGGCCATGCACGAGTGCGACACGCTGATCGCGATCGGCGCGCGCTTCGACGATCGGGTGACCGGCAAGATCGAGCAGTTCTGCCCGCACGCGAAGGTCGTCCACATCGACGTGGACCCCTCGTCGATCTCGAAGAACGTGCGGGTCGACATCCCGATCGTCGGTCAGGTCGCCAACGTGCTCAAGGACATGGTGCGCCTGATCCGCGAGTCGGGCCGGACCCCCGAGCAGACGGCACTCGGCGAGTGGTGGCATCAGATCGACGCCTGGCGCGCGCGCGACTGCCTCGGCTACGACCGCAGCAGCGCCCAGATCAAGCCCCAGTTCGCCGTCGAGACCCTCTACAAGGTCACCAACGGCGATCTGTATCTGGCCTCCGACGTCGGCCAGCACCAGATGTTCGCGGCCCAGTTCTACCCGTTCGACAAGCCGCGGCGCTGGATCAACTCGGGCGGCCTCGGCACCATGGGTTTCGGTCTGCCGGCGGCGATGGGCGTGCAGCTCGCCTTCCCCGACGCGACGGTGGCCTGCATCTCGGGCGAGGCGAGTATCCTGATGTGCATCCAGGAGCTGGCCACCTGCAAGCAGTTCGCCCTGCCCATCAAGGTGGTGCTGCTCAACAACGGCTACATGGGCATGGTGCGGCAGTGGCAGGAGATGTTCTACGAGGGGCGCTACTCGCACTCCTATGTCGACGCCCTGCCGGATTTCGTCAAGGTTGCCGAGAGCTTCGGCCATGTCGGCATGCGGGTGGAGCGCCCCGGCGACCTCGAAGGGGCGATGCGCGAGGCGTTCGCGATGCGCGACCGTTTCGTCTTCCTCGACGTGATCGTCGACCCGACGGAAAATGTTTACCCGATGATCGAGGCGGGCAAGGGGCACCACGAGATGCACCTGCCGCCGGAACGGGAGCTGGCCTGA
- the ilvN gene encoding acetolactate synthase small subunit: MRHIIAVLLENEAGALSRVAGLFSARGYNIESLTVAPTEDPTLSRMTLVTTGSDEIVEQIKKQLNKLIDVVKLFDLTEGEHIEREMMMIKVKARGEDREELKRLVDIFRAKIIDVTDTSYVVELTGASRKLDAFVEAVPEGRIIELVRSGPTGISRGEKGLTL; this comes from the coding sequence ATGAGACACATAATCGCGGTGCTGTTGGAGAACGAAGCCGGCGCCTTGTCCCGCGTAGCGGGGCTCTTCTCGGCGCGTGGCTACAATATCGAGTCCCTGACCGTCGCGCCGACCGAGGATCCGACCCTCTCGCGGATGACTCTGGTCACGACCGGCAGCGATGAGATCGTCGAACAGATCAAGAAGCAGCTCAACAAGTTGATCGACGTCGTCAAGCTCTTCGATCTCACCGAGGGCGAGCACATCGAGCGCGAGATGATGATGATCAAGGTCAAGGCGCGCGGCGAGGATCGCGAGGAGCTCAAGCGTCTCGTCGACATCTTCCGTGCCAAGATCATCGATGTCACCGATACGAGCTATGTCGTCGAGCTGACCGGTGCCTCGCGCAAGCTCGATGCCTTCGTCGAGGCGGTGCCCGAGGGGCGCATCATCGAGTTGGTGCGCTCCGGACCCACGGGGATCTCCCGCGGCGAGAAGGGGCTGACACTCTAG
- the ilvC gene encoding ketol-acid reductoisomerase → MNVYYDKDADLSLIRAKKVAIVGYGSQGHAHANNLKDSGVSVTVGLRPGSASAAKATAAGLEVRPIDEAVAAADVVMILAPDEHQAKLYREQVAPNIKQGAALAFAHGFNIHFGQIEPREDLDVIMIAPKGPGHLVRSTYTQGGGVPSLIAVYQDATGQARDVALAYASANGGGRAGIIETTFREECETDLFGEQVVLCGGLTALIQNGFETLVEAGYAPEMAYFECLHEVKLIVDLIYEGGIANMRYSISNTAEYGDLTRGPRIVTDETKAEMKRILGEIQSGAFAREFILENQAGAPRMKALRRLGAEHEIEAVGGRLREMMPWIKASRLVDKSKN, encoded by the coding sequence ATCAATGTTTACTACGACAAAGACGCCGATCTGTCGCTGATTCGGGCCAAGAAGGTCGCGATCGTCGGTTACGGCTCCCAGGGGCATGCCCACGCCAACAACCTCAAGGACTCCGGCGTCTCCGTCACCGTCGGTCTGCGTCCGGGCTCGGCCTCGGCGGCCAAGGCGACCGCCGCCGGGCTCGAGGTGCGCCCGATCGATGAGGCGGTGGCGGCTGCCGACGTCGTCATGATCCTGGCCCCCGACGAGCACCAGGCCAAGCTCTACCGCGAGCAGGTCGCACCCAACATCAAGCAGGGTGCGGCACTGGCCTTCGCTCACGGTTTCAACATCCACTTCGGCCAGATCGAGCCGCGCGAGGACCTCGACGTCATCATGATCGCGCCGAAGGGTCCAGGCCATCTGGTGCGCTCGACCTACACGCAGGGCGGTGGCGTGCCGAGCCTCATCGCCGTCTACCAGGATGCCACCGGCCAGGCTCGCGACGTTGCGCTGGCCTACGCCTCCGCCAATGGCGGCGGGCGCGCCGGCATCATCGAGACGACCTTCCGTGAGGAGTGCGAGACCGACCTGTTCGGCGAGCAGGTGGTGCTGTGCGGTGGCCTGACCGCGTTGATCCAGAACGGCTTCGAGACCCTCGTCGAGGCCGGCTACGCGCCGGAGATGGCCTACTTCGAGTGCCTGCACGAGGTGAAGCTGATCGTCGACCTCATCTACGAGGGCGGCATCGCCAATATGCGCTACTCGATCTCGAACACGGCCGAGTACGGCGACCTGACCCGCGGGCCGCGGATCGTCACCGATGAGACCAAGGCCGAGATGAAGCGCATCCTCGGCGAGATCCAGTCCGGTGCCTTCGCGCGCGAGTTCATCCTCGAGAACCAGGCCGGGGCGCCGCGGATGAAGGCCCTGCGCCGGCTCGGCGCCGAGCATGAGATCGAGGCCGTCGGCGGGCGGCTGCGCGAGATGATGCCCTGGATCAAGGCCTCCCGCCTGGTCGACAAGTCCAAAAACTGA
- a CDS encoding L,D-transpeptidase family protein, protein MSARLVFILLCCGLVASPSAGAMSLLFKRGETSTAAEPSAERAAEIAAEYRRLVADLVVVEKSERRLYLVKDERPLRSYPISLGFAPKGPKEREGDGRTPEGRYVLDWRRTQSQFYKAIHISYPSARDRSHAASMGVDPGGLIMIHGQPRPNEHAELQALVRNEDWTQGCIAVSNQAIDEIWEATRNGTPIEIRP, encoded by the coding sequence ATGTCCGCCCGTCTCGTGTTCATCCTGCTCTGCTGCGGGCTGGTCGCCTCGCCATCGGCCGGTGCGATGTCCCTTCTATTCAAGCGCGGCGAAACGTCGACCGCCGCCGAGCCTTCGGCGGAGCGGGCCGCGGAGATCGCCGCGGAATACCGTCGTCTGGTCGCCGATCTGGTGGTCGTCGAGAAATCCGAGCGGCGTCTCTATCTCGTCAAGGACGAGCGGCCGCTGCGCTCCTATCCAATCTCATTGGGTTTCGCGCCAAAGGGGCCTAAAGAGCGCGAGGGCGATGGGCGCACGCCTGAAGGCCGCTACGTGCTCGACTGGCGGCGGACGCAGAGCCAATTCTACAAGGCGATCCACATCAGCTACCCCAGCGCGAGGGACCGCTCGCACGCCGCCAGCATGGGCGTCGATCCGGGCGGCTTGATCATGATTCACGGCCAGCCCCGGCCGAACGAGCACGCCGAACTCCAAGCGTTGGTGCGCAACGAAGATTGGACGCAGGGCTGTATCGCCGTTTCTAATCAGGCGATCGACGAGATCTGGGAAGCGACGCGCAACGGCACGCCGATCGAGATCCGGCCCTGA
- a CDS encoding DUF3617 domain-containing protein, producing the protein MKRMTAMTIGCCGLLLCGGTAWAGGFDMKPGKWESTTTMTMPMMPTPTTMTNVQCVTEEQAQQDKLDLMLAEGRCEPLRTEEGDGRIDFEVRCQGDAGTAMTGTGYFEVHGDQASGAMEMTMAMPEMPSGGPHEMTIHQEWQARRLGPCD; encoded by the coding sequence ATGAAGAGAATGACGGCGATGACGATCGGCTGCTGCGGGCTGTTGCTGTGCGGCGGTACGGCCTGGGCGGGTGGCTTCGACATGAAGCCGGGCAAGTGGGAATCGACTACCACGATGACCATGCCGATGATGCCAACGCCCACGACGATGACGAACGTCCAATGCGTAACCGAGGAACAGGCCCAACAGGACAAACTGGACCTGATGCTCGCCGAGGGGCGCTGCGAGCCCCTGCGCACCGAGGAAGGGGACGGCCGCATCGACTTCGAGGTCAGATGTCAGGGTGATGCCGGCACCGCGATGACCGGGACCGGCTACTTCGAAGTCCACGGCGACCAGGCGTCGGGAGCGATGGAGATGACGATGGCGATGCCGGAGATGCCCAGCGGAGGTCCGCACGAGATGACGATACACCAGGAGTGGCAGGCGCGGCGCCTCGGACCCTGCGACTGA